One window of the Periophthalmus magnuspinnatus isolate fPerMag1 chromosome 6, fPerMag1.2.pri, whole genome shotgun sequence genome contains the following:
- the LOC129456290 gene encoding SR-related and CTD-associated factor 4-like, translated as MFFRVLWMSYFLFELAACGPVLNYGSNSASPSLVQHSGSVYSNQAAPPGYNYGQEQYGSSAVPSPEDSSKVDWWSAPVNPESAPVANQLPQKFFSDVSGLYPVYSVRSRSRYQNGRSAFGQSHYIPGRPRPWPLPFPGFLLLPGPYPALQPQDFGQSAPHPGAPHPGAPHPGAPHPGAPHPGAPHPGAPHPGAPHPGAPHPGAPHPGAPHPGAPHPGAPHPVYTPLQWGFPASDEKGKR; from the exons atgtttttcaggGTGCTGTGGATGTCCTACTTTCTGTTTGAACTTGCTGCCTGTGGACCTGTGTTGA ACTATGGCTCCAATTCtgctagtccaagtttagtgcAGCACAGTGGTTCAGTTTACAGCAACCAGGCAGCTCCCCCGGGCTACAACTATGGTCAAGAGCAATATGGTTCATCCGCTGTGCCTTCCCCTGAGGATTCTAGCAAAGTGGATTGGTGGTCTGCCCCTGTCAATCCTGAATCAGCCCCTGTTGCAAACCAGCTTCCACAGAAGTTCTTCAGTGATGTGTCTGGTTTGTATCCTGTCTACAGTGTCCGCAGTCGCTCCAGATATCAGAACGGGAGATCTGCGTTTGGTCAGTCCCATTATATCCCAGGAAGGCCGAGACCCTGGCCTTTACCCTTTCCTGGATTCCTTCTCCTACCTGGGCCTTATCCTGCCCTGCAGCCTCAAGATTTTGGTCAATCAGCACCCCACCCTGGTGCGCCCCACCCTGGTGCGCCCCACCCTGGTGCGCCCCACCCTGGTGCGCCCCACCCTGGTGCGCCCCACCCTGGTGCGCCCCACCCTGGTGCGCCCCACCCTGGTGCGCCCCACCCTGGTGCGCCCCACCCTGGTGCACCCCACCCTGGTGCACCCCACCCTGGTGCACCCCATCCTGTATACACACCACTCCAATGGGGTTTCCCAGCTTCTGATGAGAAAGGCAAACGGTAG